One segment of Neobacillus endophyticus DNA contains the following:
- a CDS encoding YceD family protein gives MKWTLTQLQKYRNKDFSIDETIRLDDIKQTDSSIRDVSPMHITGRGDVDSAKVTFHLKIEGYLILPCSRTLVDLKYPINVETTETFLLQGSIYDTEEELHQVKGETIDLKPIIQEIILLEVPMQVFCDDHESQDAAPQSGKDWEVVQEEVVSNKIDPRLAGLAKFFDKDKSSSES, from the coding sequence ATGAAATGGACATTAACTCAATTACAAAAATATCGAAACAAGGATTTTTCGATTGATGAAACGATCCGGCTTGATGACATTAAACAAACTGATTCATCAATTCGCGATGTATCCCCGATGCATATTACTGGTCGTGGTGATGTAGATTCAGCGAAAGTTACCTTTCATTTGAAAATTGAAGGTTATCTTATATTGCCTTGTTCTCGTACTTTAGTGGATTTGAAGTATCCGATTAATGTCGAAACAACGGAAACTTTTCTCTTGCAGGGATCTATTTATGATACTGAAGAGGAATTGCACCAAGTAAAAGGTGAAACGATTGATCTTAAGCCGATCATTCAAGAAATTATTTTGCTTGAGGTTCCGATGCAGGTCTTTTGTGATGATCATGAATCGCAGGATGCTGCACCGCAGTCTGGAAAGGATTGGGAAGTCGTACAGGAAGAAGTAGTATCTAATAAGATTGACCCAAGACTCGCTGGACTTGCTAAGTTTTTTGACAAAGATAAATCTTCTTCCGAATCATAA
- the rpmF gene encoding 50S ribosomal protein L32, whose protein sequence is MAVPFRRTSKTVKRKRRTHFKLSVPGMVECPNCGEMKLAHRVCKACGTYKGKDVVND, encoded by the coding sequence ATGGCTGTACCTTTTAGAAGAACTTCTAAAACTGTTAAAAGAAAGCGCCGTACTCATTTTAAATTAAGTGTTCCTGGTATGGTAGAATGCCCAAACTGTGGTGAAATGAAACTTGCTCACCGCGTATGTAAAGCTTGCGGAACATACAAAGGAAAAGATGTAGTTAACGATTAA